One segment of Rubripirellula amarantea DNA contains the following:
- a CDS encoding efflux RND transporter periplasmic adaptor subunit — MKPLHFALRLILSVAIIGGAIAAYFLLGESEVYTRPAQRKSVPQVKTILAENHLDGLQIEVDGVVVPYRQIDLAAEVGGRVLFKSDRCRTGRTVKAGEVLIRIDPQDYELEVRRLTEELNQADATIGELEAELQTTENQIIAAREQLKIDQRQLERNLDLLQRRAASESEVDTIRKSELTTRNTLQTLLDEKQLITRRKIRLESAKALGKANLEKAELSLNRTEIRSPIDAIVVSDLVEENGYVQAGMTMLTLQDTSSLDVTCKLHDHEMNWLWQSEPTISETSMSLASNENGSDAVDPSSLISTETHAPGLESDDEYSFPRTPATVIYEVGGTSFQWSGMLERYDGAGFDEQTRMVPCRVNIDDPDSATIYASDTSFQRPGQTTPNSVPFYSPDLMTGMFVKVLIRTSPPSPLVRLPQQSIQPGSVIWTVKDGKLKRQEISIATSNENFVIAYQQEGGLSAGDKVVISPIATPVEGTPVNEAGENVTDGDGADAKRKSGWGGGKRPGGWMKK, encoded by the coding sequence ATGAAACCACTGCACTTTGCCCTGCGATTGATTTTGTCGGTCGCAATCATCGGCGGCGCGATCGCTGCATACTTTTTGCTTGGGGAATCAGAGGTCTACACGCGACCTGCGCAGCGGAAATCGGTTCCACAAGTCAAAACCATCTTGGCTGAAAATCACCTTGATGGGTTGCAGATCGAAGTCGACGGTGTTGTTGTGCCCTATCGACAGATTGACCTCGCTGCGGAAGTGGGTGGCCGCGTCTTGTTCAAGTCCGATCGTTGCCGAACCGGGCGAACGGTAAAAGCCGGTGAAGTATTGATCCGCATCGATCCGCAAGATTATGAATTGGAAGTTCGTCGCTTAACCGAGGAACTCAACCAAGCCGATGCCACGATCGGCGAACTCGAAGCTGAATTACAAACAACCGAAAACCAAATCATCGCCGCCCGTGAACAACTAAAGATCGATCAACGACAACTCGAACGCAACCTTGACCTATTGCAACGCCGGGCTGCATCCGAATCGGAAGTCGACACGATTCGCAAGTCTGAACTGACGACTCGAAACACGCTACAAACTTTACTCGACGAGAAACAATTGATCACTCGCCGCAAGATTCGACTCGAAAGCGCCAAGGCCCTCGGAAAAGCGAATCTGGAAAAGGCGGAATTGTCATTGAACCGAACTGAAATTCGATCTCCCATCGACGCGATCGTGGTCAGCGATCTCGTTGAAGAAAACGGTTACGTTCAGGCGGGCATGACGATGCTGACACTACAAGACACGTCGAGTTTGGACGTGACTTGTAAGTTGCACGACCACGAGATGAATTGGCTTTGGCAAAGTGAACCGACAATCTCAGAAACGTCGATGTCACTCGCTTCAAACGAAAACGGGAGTGATGCCGTCGATCCGTCGAGTTTGATTTCGACCGAGACTCACGCACCGGGCCTAGAGAGCGACGACGAATATAGTTTTCCCCGAACGCCCGCGACCGTTATCTACGAGGTCGGTGGAACATCGTTCCAATGGTCCGGCATGCTCGAACGCTACGACGGAGCTGGATTCGATGAGCAAACTCGAATGGTTCCTTGTCGTGTCAACATTGATGATCCCGATTCAGCCACCATCTATGCCTCGGACACCTCTTTCCAAAGACCAGGACAGACAACGCCCAACTCGGTTCCGTTCTACTCACCTGACCTGATGACGGGAATGTTCGTGAAAGTCTTGATCCGAACATCCCCGCCTTCACCATTGGTACGGTTGCCTCAACAGTCGATCCAGCCAGGCAGTGTGATTTGGACGGTGAAGGACGGAAAACTCAAACGCCAAGAGATCTCGATCGCAACTTCCAACGAGAACTTCGTGATTGCTTATCAACAAGAAGGCGGATTGTCGGCCGGGGACAAAGTCGTCATCTCCCCTATCGCGACTCCAGTTGAAGGCACGCCGGTCAACGAGGCAGGCGAAAACGTGACCGATGGCGATGGCGCTGATGCCAAGCGGAAATCGGGCTGGGGTGGTGGTAAACGTCCTGGCGGTTGGATGAAGAAATAG
- a CDS encoding efflux RND transporter permease subunit, with the protein MKSIIRASILNSSALNLCMVSMMVVGWFCLRAMQRESFPEFDLDRISVVVPYPGAAPQEVEEGIAQKIEEAVRAIEGIKKVTSTASEGSCSVTLELVSGGRKPDRVLDEVRSEIDRIPSFPLEAEEPQITLLTNRRASIRIGIIAPKRDSRQSGPLSIDVDEELQLREVAERVRDGLLEINEVSQVDFLAARQYQIDIEIPEDNLRSHGMTLRQAADAIRRENRELPAGSIRSQSQEVLLRGNNRRTNGPELAELPLVTEPGGGVLTVGDLGTVRDEFADSTAINFINGKPALAMSVQRSTSEDLFAMIDAVKEYIDNVSLPPGYELVTWGDESIEVRGRLDLLIRNGIQGLVIVFVLLMLFLDPKLAFWVALGIPFSLLGSGVFLYLTGQTLNQISMFAFVMALGIVVDDAIVVGENIFAHRQMGKSYFQAAMDGTYEVIPSVTTAVLTTVVAFAPLLFVSGTMGKFTAVMPAAIIAMLFVSLIECVTILPCHLAHKESGLFRFFNVVFFAFKWLLIPASYANRAGTYLLDLYVRRIYSPTLRLSLNNRMVVMAMCVGVLILAAGLKKAGFIKQSFFPSVDGNTLTANVVFPDGTPEAMTLAATQQCEDAFWKVVEDLEKEGKQIAKTSYRVVGTSVSGGGFGGSSGGSGGHRGSVEVELVKAEDRGVHSREIVSRWRDAVGPIIGTEELSIGTRSFGPGGTPIEFKILGPSAAVADIDAAVERSKAKLAEYPGVSDIKDDSVPGKWEYRFRIKPEAFAMGVRTADLAETVRAAYYGEEVMRVQRGRHEVKIMVTYPREDRRLLSNFDEVRVRLEDGAERPITQLAEIDVVRGYAQINRTDQARTITVSADLDEDEGNAEEIVADLQANFQPALLAEFPDLRVRWEGQQERRSESFGSLFAGFGVALVAMYILLAIEFKSSIQPLLVMLIIPFGALGAVAGHMLMGLPLTLFSFYGIIALTGIVVNDSIVLIDFINARVREGMPIREALEESGIRRFRPVMLTTITTIGGLIPILMESSIQAQILIPMATSIAFGELFATIVVLYLVPVTYSIYHSAGGHLDVQEYVEDEIGPSTDVSLADKREPSLEHA; encoded by the coding sequence ATGAAGTCCATTATCCGCGCATCGATTCTGAATTCGTCAGCGCTAAATCTGTGCATGGTGTCGATGATGGTCGTCGGCTGGTTCTGCTTGCGTGCTATGCAACGCGAATCGTTTCCTGAGTTTGACCTCGATCGAATATCGGTTGTTGTTCCGTATCCCGGGGCGGCCCCGCAAGAAGTCGAAGAGGGCATCGCTCAAAAAATTGAAGAAGCGGTGCGGGCTATCGAAGGCATCAAGAAAGTAACGTCCACTGCTTCGGAAGGTTCATGCAGCGTCACCCTTGAATTGGTGTCCGGTGGTCGAAAGCCCGATCGCGTACTCGATGAAGTGCGAAGTGAGATTGATCGCATCCCCAGCTTTCCTCTCGAAGCCGAAGAGCCGCAAATAACACTGTTGACCAACCGCAGAGCCTCCATACGCATCGGCATCATTGCGCCCAAGCGAGATTCGCGTCAGTCAGGTCCCCTTAGCATTGATGTCGACGAAGAATTGCAATTACGAGAAGTCGCCGAGCGAGTTCGCGATGGATTGCTAGAGATCAACGAAGTATCGCAAGTCGATTTCTTGGCCGCTCGGCAATATCAGATCGACATCGAAATTCCCGAAGACAACCTGCGGTCCCACGGCATGACACTTCGCCAGGCCGCCGATGCGATCCGACGCGAAAATCGTGAACTGCCCGCCGGATCCATTCGCAGCCAATCGCAAGAGGTGCTGCTGCGAGGCAATAACCGTCGAACCAATGGACCGGAACTAGCAGAATTGCCTCTGGTAACCGAACCCGGTGGCGGTGTGTTGACGGTTGGTGACTTGGGAACGGTGCGGGATGAGTTTGCCGATTCAACGGCTATCAACTTCATCAATGGTAAACCGGCGCTCGCGATGTCGGTGCAACGCAGCACATCCGAAGACTTGTTCGCGATGATCGACGCAGTCAAGGAATACATCGACAACGTATCGCTGCCGCCGGGTTACGAACTCGTTACGTGGGGCGACGAGTCCATCGAGGTGCGAGGACGATTAGATCTACTGATCCGCAATGGTATCCAAGGGCTGGTCATCGTTTTTGTTCTCTTGATGTTGTTCCTGGACCCCAAGCTCGCATTTTGGGTAGCGCTAGGAATTCCGTTTTCTCTATTAGGTTCCGGGGTGTTCTTGTACCTGACTGGTCAAACACTTAACCAAATTTCGATGTTTGCCTTCGTGATGGCTTTAGGCATCGTTGTCGATGACGCTATCGTGGTGGGCGAGAACATTTTCGCCCACCGGCAAATGGGAAAATCGTACTTCCAGGCTGCAATGGATGGCACCTATGAAGTGATACCGTCGGTCACGACCGCCGTGTTGACGACGGTTGTCGCGTTTGCACCGTTGTTGTTTGTCAGTGGAACGATGGGCAAATTTACGGCAGTGATGCCGGCCGCGATCATTGCGATGCTGTTTGTGTCATTGATCGAATGCGTCACGATCCTACCCTGTCACTTGGCACACAAAGAAAGCGGACTTTTTAGATTTTTCAATGTCGTCTTTTTCGCGTTCAAGTGGTTGTTGATTCCTGCTTCGTACGCGAACCGTGCGGGCACTTACTTGTTGGACTTGTATGTCCGTCGTATTTACTCGCCGACACTACGGCTTAGTCTTAACAATCGCATGGTCGTGATGGCGATGTGCGTAGGAGTCTTAATCTTAGCGGCGGGGCTCAAGAAGGCTGGCTTCATCAAGCAAAGCTTCTTTCCCAGCGTGGATGGAAACACGCTAACGGCGAACGTCGTCTTTCCTGACGGAACACCGGAAGCGATGACCTTAGCTGCCACACAGCAATGCGAAGATGCCTTCTGGAAAGTAGTGGAGGATTTGGAGAAAGAAGGCAAGCAGATCGCCAAGACCTCTTATCGAGTGGTCGGAACATCAGTTTCGGGAGGTGGATTTGGCGGGTCGTCCGGTGGATCGGGTGGACATCGCGGCAGCGTCGAGGTCGAACTCGTCAAGGCGGAAGACCGAGGCGTCCACAGTCGAGAAATCGTCAGCCGTTGGCGCGACGCGGTTGGACCAATCATTGGCACCGAAGAATTGAGCATTGGAACTCGTTCATTCGGCCCCGGGGGAACACCTATCGAGTTCAAGATCTTAGGTCCTTCCGCAGCCGTCGCCGATATCGACGCCGCTGTTGAGCGAAGCAAAGCCAAGTTAGCAGAGTACCCGGGCGTCTCAGACATCAAAGACGATTCGGTACCTGGGAAATGGGAGTACCGTTTTCGTATCAAACCCGAAGCGTTTGCTATGGGTGTTCGCACCGCTGACCTTGCCGAAACGGTTCGCGCGGCATACTACGGCGAAGAGGTGATGCGAGTTCAACGCGGCCGCCATGAAGTCAAAATCATGGTCACGTATCCTCGCGAGGATCGCCGGCTACTTTCCAACTTTGACGAGGTACGCGTGCGTTTGGAAGACGGTGCTGAGCGCCCGATCACTCAACTTGCCGAGATTGATGTTGTCCGCGGCTATGCCCAAATCAATCGCACCGACCAAGCTCGCACCATCACCGTTTCGGCAGACTTGGATGAAGATGAAGGCAACGCTGAAGAAATCGTTGCTGACCTGCAAGCTAATTTTCAACCCGCATTGCTGGCTGAGTTCCCCGATCTGCGAGTGCGCTGGGAAGGTCAACAAGAACGACGCAGCGAATCTTTTGGAAGTCTGTTCGCAGGTTTCGGCGTAGCTCTAGTCGCGATGTACATTCTGCTGGCGATCGAGTTCAAGTCGTCGATACAGCCACTGCTAGTGATGCTAATCATCCCGTTTGGAGCACTTGGTGCCGTCGCCGGCCATATGTTGATGGGATTGCCGCTCACTCTGTTTAGCTTCTATGGCATCATCGCGTTGACCGGCATCGTGGTGAACGATTCCATTGTCTTGATCGACTTTATTAATGCGAGAGTTCGGGAAGGAAT